The proteins below come from a single Sphingomonas carotinifaciens genomic window:
- the gloA gene encoding lactoylglutathione lyase: MTTRPAGTEDFALNQTMLRIRDPKASLPFYQGVLGMTLIQQLDFADMKFSLFFLAYLAEGETIPADPAERARFLFTRETTLELTHNWGTEEDTDFAGYHSGNSDPRGFGHIGISVPDVSAACARFEELGTPFKKRPQDGTMKDIAFITDPDGYWIEILSPAGMTPTMVAQQKV, encoded by the coding sequence ATGACCACCCGCCCCGCCGGCACAGAGGATTTTGCCCTCAACCAGACGATGCTGCGCATCCGCGATCCGAAGGCGTCGCTCCCCTTCTACCAGGGCGTGCTCGGCATGACGCTGATCCAGCAGCTCGATTTCGCGGACATGAAGTTCTCGCTCTTCTTTCTCGCCTATCTGGCGGAGGGCGAGACGATCCCGGCCGACCCCGCCGAGCGCGCCCGCTTCCTCTTTACCCGCGAAACCACGCTGGAGCTGACCCACAATTGGGGCACCGAGGAGGATACGGACTTCGCCGGCTATCACAGCGGCAACAGCGATCCGCGCGGCTTCGGCCATATCGGCATCAGCGTCCCCGACGTGTCCGCCGCCTGTGCCCGTTTCGAGGAATTGGGCACCCCCTTCAAGAAACGCCCGCAGGACGGCACGATGAAGGACATCGCCTTCATCACCGATCCCGACGGCTACTGGATCGAGATTCTGTCACCCGCCGGCATGACCCCCACCATGGTCGCGCAGCAGAAGGTTTGA